A genomic window from Meleagris gallopavo isolate NT-WF06-2002-E0010 breed Aviagen turkey brand Nicholas breeding stock chromosome 23, Turkey_5.1, whole genome shotgun sequence includes:
- the NPPC gene encoding C-type natriuretic peptide codes for MKLLFCSGFFLLLIVSQKQAMAKPISSLQSLSMLLDEELEHPLVSEERDREQDGSIPIGAFEKEDAEIQWTRNTRDQPASNSTADRAAQRLLSDLLGLPQRHQNRSKKGLSRSCFGVKLDRIGSMSGLGC; via the exons ATGAAACTTCTTTTTTGCTCTGGATTCTTCCTGCTGCTTATTGTCAGCCAGAAGCAGGCAATGGCCAAACCAATTTCCAGCTTGCAG AGTCTGTCCATGCTGTTAGATGAGGAGCTGGAGCATCCCCTGGTCTCAGAAGAGAGGGATCGTGAGCAAGATGGCTCAATCCCAATAGGTGCCTTTGAGAAGGAAGATGCTGAGATCCAGTGGACCCGAAACACCAGAGATCAGCCTGCAAGCAATTCCACTGCTGAcagggctgcccagaggctCCTCAGTGACCTCTTAGGCTTACCTCAGAGACaccaaaacagaagcaaaaaggGTCTGTCCAGGAGCTGTTTTGGGGTCAAGTTGGACAGAATTGGGTCGATGAGCGGACTGGGGTGCTAA
- the LOC104914182 gene encoding natriuretic peptides A codes for MDTRGSFSCGFLLLLLVQLQPSRANPIYNLSPAKELASMEALLERLEDKFALIEALESNPDLQEPQTREEIPPELIDDSDEQKAEPKLASNTPLSYRNPFLKRLRGVQMPRMMRDSGCFGRRIDRIGSLSGMGCNGSRKN; via the exons ATGGACACTAGAGGCTCATTTTCCTGTGGTTTCCTCTTGCTGCTTCTTgtccagctgcagcccagcagggcCAACCCCATCTACAACCTCAGCCCTGCCAAAGAACTGGCCAGCATGGAG GCTCTTCTGGAGAGACTGGAGGACAAATTCGCACTGATTGAAGCCCTGGAGTCCAATCCTGACCTACAAGAGCCCCAAACCCGAGAGGAGATTCCACCAGAACTCATAGATGACAGCGATGAGCAGAAGGCTGAACCCAAGCTAGCATCCAACACTCCTCTGTCCTACAGGAACCCCTTCCTCAAGAGACTGAGGGGGGTGCAGATGCCCCGGATGATGAGAGATTCTGGCTGCTTCGGCAGAAGAATTGATAGGATTGGCTCCC
- the NPPA gene encoding natriuretic peptides A yields the protein MQLLDLCCRASLLLLFMPWAGGENDAELQSLQELLEALEQLQEEEGAPGLEDELGAGAEAGGSEWDLHGLESSPVGALLPAPSPPQPAEGQSQWRSLLSSFGRRHFSGCFGTRMERIGAQSGLGCNHYKARRSRVSGGEGEAEAGTGSQALVLSLCWTASLSLELLEFGVFRNKPFV from the exons atGCAGCTGCTGGATCTTTGCTGCAGGGCCTCACTACTGCTGCTGTTTATGCCGTGGGCTGGCGGTGAAAATGATGCGGAGCTGCAGTCCTTGCAG GAGCTCCTGGAGGCTTtggagcagctccaggaggaggaaggggcaCCAGGCCTGGAAGACGAGCTGGGTGCTGGGGCTGAAGCTGGTGGCTCTGAGTGGGATCTCCATGGGCTAGAAAGCAGCCCAGTGGgtgccctgctgccagcccccagccctccccAACCAGCGGAGGGACAGAGCCAGTGGAggagcctcctctcctccttcgGACGGAGGCATTTCTCTGGCTGCTTTGGGACGAGGATGGAGAGGATCGGCGCGCAGTCGGGGCTGGGATGCAATCACTACAAAGCCCGTAGGTCCCGG gtttctggaggagaaggagaagctGAAGCCGGGACTGGCTCTCAAGCACTGGTCTTGTCCCTCTGCTGGACAGCCAGCCTCTCCCTGGAGCTTCTGGAATTTGGGGTATTCCGCAATAAACCTTTCGTATGA